The proteins below come from a single Gordonia pseudamarae genomic window:
- a CDS encoding succinate dehydrogenase hydrophobic membrane anchor subunit, giving the protein MTTSANPKLAKTLEKEHVRPASLDNPRSPRKPKGGNFEKNAWMFMRFSGLALIILTFGHMFIMLAWEDGVHRIDASYVAERWDSPFWQIWDLTMLWLAQLHGGNGVRTVIADYTRKDSTRFWLNVLLALSMLLVLIMGTYALLTFDVGSVD; this is encoded by the coding sequence ATGACCACTTCAGCAAACCCGAAACTGGCCAAGACGCTCGAGAAGGAGCACGTCCGACCGGCCAGCCTCGACAACCCGCGCTCGCCGCGCAAGCCCAAGGGCGGCAACTTCGAGAAGAACGCATGGATGTTCATGCGCTTCTCGGGGCTGGCACTGATCATCCTCACCTTCGGCCACATGTTCATCATGCTGGCCTGGGAGGACGGGGTGCACCGCATCGACGCCTCCTACGTGGCCGAGCGGTGGGACTCACCGTTCTGGCAGATCTGGGACCTGACGATGCTGTGGCTGGCACAGCTGCACGGCGGCAACGGCGTGCGCACCGTCATCGCCGACTACACCCGCAAGGACTCGACCCGCTTCTGGCTGAACGTCCTGCTGGCGCTGTCGATGCTGCTCGTGCTCATCATGGGCACCTACGCCCTGCTCACCTTCGACGTCGGCAGCGTCGACTGA
- a CDS encoding thymidine phosphorylase, which produces MSPVPDAVSVIAAKRDGRELTDEQITWVIDRYTRADGVADEQMSALLMAIYLRGMTEREIVTWTRSMIESGGRMDFSGLRRDGRTLATVDKHSTGGVGDKITLPLAPLVASFGVAVPQLSGRGLGHTGGTLDKLESISGWRADLTTAQLYSQLESVGAVVCAAGADLAPADRKLYALRDVTGTVESIPLLASSIMSKKIAEGTGALVLDVKTGSGAFLSEPGDARRLAETMVSLGTAAGVRTTALITDMSTPLGLTAGNAVEVAESLEVLAGGGPADVVELTLVLAREMLAATGLCDADPAAHLANGRAMDTWRAMIAAQGGDPDAPLPVAPHVEVVRAASSGVLTGLDAMAVGVAAWRLGAGRAVPGADVQAEAGVVLHAKPGDTVVAGAPLYSLHTRTPEAIPGAVAALDGAAVIGAEGQSGPLARPLVLDRVTV; this is translated from the coding sequence ATGAGCCCGGTACCGGACGCCGTGTCGGTCATCGCGGCCAAGCGAGATGGCCGGGAACTGACCGACGAACAGATCACCTGGGTCATCGACAGGTACACCCGTGCCGACGGGGTGGCCGACGAACAGATGTCGGCTCTGCTGATGGCGATCTACCTGCGCGGAATGACCGAACGGGAGATCGTCACCTGGACGCGGTCGATGATCGAGAGCGGAGGGCGGATGGACTTCTCCGGCCTGCGCCGCGACGGCCGGACCCTGGCGACCGTCGACAAGCACTCCACCGGTGGCGTGGGCGACAAGATCACGCTCCCGCTCGCGCCGCTCGTCGCCTCCTTCGGGGTGGCGGTGCCGCAACTGTCGGGCCGTGGGCTCGGTCACACCGGCGGCACCCTGGACAAGCTGGAGTCGATCAGCGGGTGGCGGGCGGATCTGACGACGGCGCAGCTGTATTCGCAGCTGGAATCGGTCGGTGCGGTGGTGTGCGCCGCGGGCGCCGACCTGGCCCCGGCCGACCGCAAGCTGTACGCGCTGCGCGATGTGACCGGGACCGTCGAATCGATCCCGCTGCTTGCCAGTTCGATCATGAGCAAGAAGATCGCCGAGGGCACCGGTGCGCTCGTGCTGGATGTGAAAACGGGCTCGGGTGCCTTTCTTTCAGAACCCGGGGACGCGCGGCGGCTGGCCGAGACGATGGTCTCACTCGGCACAGCCGCCGGAGTGCGCACCACTGCCCTGATCACCGACATGTCCACGCCGCTGGGGCTGACGGCGGGCAACGCCGTCGAGGTTGCCGAGTCGCTGGAGGTGCTCGCCGGCGGCGGGCCGGCCGATGTTGTCGAACTCACACTGGTACTGGCGCGGGAGATGCTGGCGGCCACCGGCCTGTGCGATGCCGACCCCGCCGCGCACCTGGCCAATGGCAGGGCGATGGACACCTGGCGGGCCATGATCGCCGCCCAGGGCGGCGATCCGGATGCCCCACTTCCGGTGGCACCGCACGTGGAGGTGGTGCGGGCCGCGTCGTCGGGTGTCCTGACGGGCCTGGACGCGATGGCGGTGGGGGTGGCGGCGTGGCGGCTCGGTGCCGGGCGTGCGGTGCCCGGAGCCGACGTGCAGGCCGAGGCGGGTGTGGTCCTGCACGCCAAACCCGGTGACACGGTTGTCGCGGGTGCTCCGTTGTACAGCCTGCACACCCGGACCCCCGAGGCCATCCCCGGAGCCGTTGCGGCACTCGACGGCGCCGCTGTGATCGGCGCGGAGGGACAGTCCGGTCCACTCGCCCGGCCATTGGTGCTCGATCGCGTTACCGTCTGA
- a CDS encoding cytidine deaminase — protein MVTPGPHSDVEEVVVVESVEWKTLRDNARLMLGQAYAPYSRFPVGAAAITDDARLVAGCNVENVSYGLGICAEVTLVAQLVATGGGRLRAVAICDADGSPLMPCGRCRQVLLEHGGPGLLIDHADGPRTLGELLPEAFGPEDLDRITR, from the coding sequence ATGGTCACACCGGGCCCGCACAGTGACGTCGAGGAGGTTGTGGTGGTCGAGTCGGTCGAATGGAAGACGTTGCGCGACAACGCAAGGCTGATGCTAGGTCAGGCTTACGCACCGTATTCGAGGTTCCCGGTGGGTGCTGCCGCGATCACCGACGATGCCCGTTTGGTCGCCGGATGCAATGTGGAGAATGTCTCATACGGACTCGGGATCTGCGCCGAGGTGACGCTGGTGGCGCAGCTGGTCGCCACCGGCGGCGGACGCCTGCGGGCCGTCGCGATCTGTGACGCCGACGGCTCTCCCCTGATGCCCTGCGGCCGGTGCCGGCAGGTCCTGCTGGAGCACGGCGGGCCGGGCCTGCTCATTGATCACGCCGACGGTCCGCGCACGCTGGGCGAGCTGCTGCCCGAGGCGTTCGGACCCGAAGATCTGGATCGGATCACCCGATGA
- the sdhC gene encoding succinate dehydrogenase, cytochrome b556 subunit, whose amino-acid sequence MSTPTEVAPDPVRKRSLYRGDPGMWSWVLHRITGVSIFFFLFVHVLDTAVIRIDPNKYSEIIETYKTPIIGLMEIGLVACVMFHALNGLRLILVDFWAKGPKYQRQMLWGILGLFVVLFGAMTVRLLQILIQHSL is encoded by the coding sequence ATGAGCACGCCGACCGAGGTTGCACCAGATCCGGTGCGTAAGCGTTCCCTCTACCGAGGCGATCCAGGCATGTGGTCCTGGGTGCTGCACCGCATCACCGGTGTTTCTATCTTCTTCTTTCTGTTCGTTCACGTCCTCGACACGGCGGTCATCCGTATCGATCCGAACAAGTATTCGGAAATCATCGAGACGTACAAGACCCCGATCATCGGTCTGATGGAGATCGGCCTGGTCGCGTGCGTCATGTTCCACGCCCTCAACGGCCTGCGACTGATCCTGGTCGACTTCTGGGCCAAGGGACCGAAGTACCAGCGGCAGATGCTGTGGGGCATCCTCGGCCTGTTCGTCGTGCTGTTCGGCGCGATGACGGTCCGGCTCCTGCAGATCCTGATCCAGCACTCGCTCTAG
- a CDS encoding adenosine deaminase, whose protein sequence is MTPRPLDPANLALAPKALLHDHLDGGLRPATVLELAHDCGYTELPADDQVALATWFRDAADSGSLERYLETFAHTVAVMQTASALERVARECVEDLAADGVVYAEVRFAPEQHLENGLTLDEVVESVLAGFAKGEVDAAGRGRPIVVRALVTAMRHAARSREIAELAVRFRGRGVVGFDIAGAEAGNPPTRHLDAFEYMRASNARFTIHAGEAFGLPSIHEALAYCGCDRLGHGVRVIDDITLPPGVTPASHSFDGAVLGDIAATVRDKRIPLELCPSSNVQTGAVASLADHPFNILARLRFRVTVNTDNRLMSDTCMSNEFKVLVDHFGYGWTDLERFTLNAMKSAFLHFDDRIRIIDEVIKPGYAVLIG, encoded by the coding sequence ATGACGCCCCGACCACTGGACCCGGCCAACCTGGCCCTCGCCCCCAAAGCGCTGCTGCACGATCACCTCGACGGCGGACTGCGACCGGCCACCGTGCTGGAGCTGGCCCACGACTGTGGCTACACCGAACTGCCCGCCGACGACCAGGTGGCGTTGGCCACGTGGTTCCGGGACGCCGCCGACAGCGGGTCGCTGGAACGATATCTGGAGACGTTCGCGCACACGGTCGCGGTGATGCAGACCGCGTCCGCGCTGGAACGGGTCGCCCGCGAATGCGTCGAGGACCTCGCCGCCGACGGCGTCGTCTACGCGGAGGTGCGGTTCGCCCCCGAACAGCACCTGGAGAACGGGCTGACCCTCGACGAGGTGGTGGAGTCGGTGCTGGCCGGGTTCGCCAAGGGTGAGGTGGACGCGGCCGGCCGCGGCAGGCCGATCGTCGTGCGCGCTCTGGTGACCGCGATGCGCCATGCCGCCCGCTCGCGGGAGATCGCGGAACTGGCCGTGCGGTTCCGCGGCCGGGGTGTGGTCGGTTTCGACATCGCCGGCGCCGAGGCGGGTAATCCGCCGACCCGGCATCTCGACGCATTCGAGTACATGCGCGCCAGCAACGCCCGGTTCACCATCCATGCCGGGGAGGCGTTCGGCCTGCCGTCGATCCATGAGGCACTGGCCTACTGTGGCTGCGACCGGCTCGGCCACGGCGTCCGCGTCATCGACGACATCACCTTGCCGCCCGGGGTCACGCCCGCCTCGCATTCCTTCGATGGGGCGGTGCTCGGCGACATCGCGGCGACGGTGCGTGACAAACGGATTCCGCTGGAGCTGTGTCCGAGCTCCAACGTGCAGACCGGGGCTGTCGCGTCACTGGCCGATCACCCGTTCAACATTCTTGCGCGGCTGCGCTTCCGGGTTACGGTCAACACCGACAACCGGCTGATGAGCGACACCTGTATGAGCAACGAGTTCAAGGTCCTCGTCGACCACTTCGGCTACGGATGGACCGATCTGGAACGGTTCACCCTCAACGCGATGAAATCGGCGTTCCTGCACTTCGACGACCGCATCCGGATCATCGACGAGGTCATCAAACCCGGATACGCCGTCCTCATCGGCTGA
- the sdhA gene encoding succinate dehydrogenase flavoprotein subunit has protein sequence MQEHRYDVVIVGAGGAGMRAAIEAAPRARTAVLTKLYPTRSHTGAAQGGMCAALANVEEDNWEWHTFDTVKGGDYIVDQDAAEIMAKEAIDAVLDLEKMGLPFNRTPEGRIDQRRFGGHTRDHGKAPVRRACYAADRTGHMILQTLYQNCVKHDVEFFNEFYALDICLTENEDGELTATGVVAYELATGEIHVFHAKSIVFATGGSGRMYKTTSNAHTLTGDGMGIIFRKGLPLEDMEFHQFHPTGLAGLGILISEAVRGEGGILRNVDGERFMERYAPTIKDLAPRDIVARSMVLEVLEGRGAGPNKDYVYIDVTHLGEDVLNEKLPDITEFSRTYLGVDPVTEYVPVFPTCHYVMGGIPTNIEGQVLRNNTEIVHGLFAAGECACVSVHGANRLGTNSLLDINVFGRRAGIAAAEHANSASFVPLPEAPTSMVDSWLETLLSDHGHERVADIRTELQASMDANASVFRTEDTLKQALKDVQGFKERYAHIRIHDKGKRFNSDLLEAIELGFLLEMAEVTVAGALNRKESRGGHAREDYPNRDDVNFMRHTMAYKKGADLVADIELDYKPVVQTRYEPMERKY, from the coding sequence ATGCAGGAACACCGCTACGACGTGGTCATCGTCGGCGCCGGCGGCGCCGGGATGCGCGCGGCCATCGAGGCCGCTCCCCGTGCGCGGACCGCGGTCCTCACCAAGCTCTACCCCACCCGTTCGCATACCGGCGCGGCGCAGGGCGGCATGTGCGCCGCGCTGGCCAACGTCGAAGAGGACAACTGGGAGTGGCACACCTTCGACACGGTCAAGGGTGGTGACTACATCGTCGACCAGGATGCCGCCGAGATCATGGCCAAGGAGGCCATCGATGCGGTGCTCGACCTGGAGAAGATGGGGCTGCCGTTCAACCGCACGCCCGAGGGCCGCATCGACCAGCGCCGGTTCGGCGGCCACACGCGCGACCACGGCAAGGCCCCGGTCCGCCGGGCCTGCTACGCCGCCGACCGCACCGGCCACATGATCCTGCAGACGCTGTACCAGAACTGCGTCAAGCACGATGTCGAGTTCTTCAACGAGTTCTACGCACTCGACATCTGTCTGACGGAGAACGAGGACGGCGAACTCACCGCCACCGGCGTCGTCGCCTACGAGCTGGCCACCGGCGAGATCCACGTCTTCCACGCCAAGTCGATCGTGTTCGCCACCGGTGGTTCCGGACGTATGTACAAGACCACCTCCAACGCGCACACCCTCACCGGCGACGGCATGGGCATCATCTTCCGCAAGGGACTTCCCTTGGAGGACATGGAGTTCCACCAATTCCATCCGACCGGTCTGGCCGGCCTGGGCATTCTCATCTCGGAAGCTGTGCGTGGTGAGGGCGGTATCCTGCGCAACGTGGACGGCGAGCGGTTCATGGAACGCTACGCCCCCACCATCAAGGACCTCGCGCCCCGTGACATCGTGGCCCGCTCGATGGTGCTGGAGGTACTCGAAGGTCGCGGCGCCGGACCGAACAAGGACTACGTCTACATCGACGTGACCCACCTCGGCGAGGACGTGCTCAACGAGAAGCTCCCCGATATCACCGAGTTCTCGCGCACCTACCTCGGCGTCGACCCGGTCACCGAGTACGTGCCGGTGTTCCCCACCTGCCACTACGTGATGGGCGGCATCCCGACCAACATCGAAGGCCAGGTGTTGCGCAACAACACCGAGATCGTGCACGGTCTGTTCGCCGCCGGCGAGTGCGCGTGCGTGTCGGTGCACGGCGCCAACCGCCTCGGCACCAACTCGCTGCTCGACATCAACGTGTTCGGCCGGCGCGCGGGTATCGCCGCCGCGGAGCACGCCAACTCCGCGTCGTTCGTGCCGCTTCCCGAGGCGCCCACCTCGATGGTCGACAGCTGGCTGGAAACCCTGCTGTCCGACCACGGCCACGAACGGGTCGCCGACATCCGCACCGAGCTGCAGGCCTCGATGGACGCCAACGCGTCGGTGTTCCGCACCGAGGACACCCTCAAGCAGGCCCTCAAGGATGTACAGGGGTTCAAGGAGCGGTACGCCCACATTCGCATCCACGACAAGGGCAAGCGCTTCAACTCCGACCTGCTCGAAGCCATCGAACTCGGCTTCCTGCTGGAAATGGCCGAGGTCACCGTCGCCGGTGCCCTCAACCGCAAGGAATCCCGTGGTGGGCACGCCCGTGAGGACTACCCCAACCGCGACGACGTCAACTTCATGCGCCACACGATGGCGTACAAGAAGGGCGCCGACCTGGTCGCCGACATCGAGCTGGACTACAAGCCCGTGGTACAGACCCGATACGAGCCGATGGAGCGTAAGTACTGA
- a CDS encoding C40 family peptidase — translation MINLLIAPLHTLVDALGTGVLPPDSPVSRLRTTASTLAEAEKNSAAATTTVLASWSGDGARSMSSQVTATHDAATEFTTDADAIITIVDDAAGKIATAARQLDTLVDSFGRTAATLGSNALTVPGLALLVPVAIDHVSRGVQIVEKTRTQLESDSARLRSLTRTTTTNTRTAATTTTNTPKATISTATTPPATTPTATTPIRNTPAITTTPFSTTRTTPASTTTDTGRRTTSTTDTPTITTPTITTAANTRTTTDTTGRGIPVTLPDGSIAYAPNQRAATAVTAALSRQGTPYVWGGTGTGGFDCSGFTQWAYRQAGVELPRLAQDQDTVGRQVSQSELQPGDLAVWSGHVAMYIGNGQLVETGGAPVGVTALRTTNADQTFEGFYRVT, via the coding sequence ATGATCAATCTGCTGATCGCACCCCTGCACACCCTCGTCGACGCCCTCGGCACCGGCGTCCTGCCGCCGGATAGTCCGGTCAGCCGGTTACGCACCACCGCAAGCACTCTCGCCGAGGCGGAGAAGAACTCGGCGGCGGCCACGACGACAGTCCTCGCGTCATGGTCCGGTGACGGCGCCCGCAGCATGAGCAGTCAGGTCACCGCAACCCACGATGCCGCGACGGAATTCACCACCGACGCCGACGCCATCATCACCATCGTCGACGATGCCGCGGGCAAGATAGCAACCGCCGCACGGCAACTCGACACGCTCGTCGACTCCTTCGGTCGCACCGCCGCCACACTCGGCAGCAACGCGCTGACGGTCCCCGGGCTGGCACTGCTCGTGCCGGTGGCCATCGATCACGTCAGCCGTGGCGTCCAGATCGTCGAAAAGACCCGGACACAACTGGAATCCGACAGCGCGCGGCTACGCTCACTCACCCGTACGACGACCACAAACACACGGACCGCCGCGACAACCACCACGAACACGCCAAAGGCAACCATCTCCACTGCGACGACCCCGCCAGCAACCACCCCCACCGCGACCACCCCCATCCGAAACACCCCGGCGATCACCACCACACCGTTCTCGACCACCCGCACCACACCCGCGTCCACAACCACGGACACCGGCCGGCGGACGACCTCCACCACCGACACCCCGACGATCACCACCCCCACGATCACCACAGCGGCCAACACCCGCACCACAACCGACACCACCGGGCGGGGTATCCCGGTCACCCTGCCCGACGGCTCCATCGCCTACGCACCCAATCAGCGCGCCGCCACCGCCGTCACGGCCGCGCTCAGCAGACAGGGCACCCCGTATGTGTGGGGCGGCACCGGTACCGGTGGTTTCGATTGCAGCGGTTTCACCCAGTGGGCGTACCGCCAGGCCGGCGTCGAACTGCCGCGGCTGGCCCAGGATCAGGACACCGTGGGCCGGCAGGTGTCCCAATCCGAGCTACAACCCGGCGACCTCGCCGTCTGGTCGGGCCACGTCGCGATGTACATCGGCAACGGACAACTCGTCGAAACCGGCGGCGCCCCCGTGGGCGTCACCGCGCTGCGCACCACCAACGCGGACCAGACGTTCGAGGGCTTCTACCGTGTCACCTGA
- a CDS encoding YhjD/YihY/BrkB family envelope integrity protein, translated as MSSAIDSAKAAVSTGKEKFTEAQDRWPVLKHILDTVTRYNERRGNLHAASITFNGILALIPILMVAFAIAGYVLAGNQGLLDEIQESVVEQMPGDMGTQVSDLIDSAIASRATVGVVGLFGAAFTGIGWMAGVRMALTEIWGGRIKRNAVMAKLGDLLAFVALGAAFIVTMVLSALGSSGLLNKIMDWLSIDDMPWASTVIRVVSILVSVCASWMLCTFVQSWLPLTKVPFTNCLKAGLLMAVVFEVLKTFGGIYLTSVMSGPAGAAFGSIIGIMVFAYLASRILLYATAWCATDPKNQAFQVVDEIEPHEEEQAQRTVVISPTYAVNPTPRPTVIAGAVAAGAVLAASIAQVARLRR; from the coding sequence GTGCTCAAACACATCCTCGACACCGTCACCCGCTACAATGAGCGACGCGGAAATCTGCATGCCGCGAGCATCACCTTCAACGGGATACTCGCACTCATCCCTATCCTCATGGTGGCGTTCGCCATTGCCGGTTATGTCCTCGCCGGCAATCAGGGTCTGCTCGACGAGATCCAGGAGTCGGTGGTCGAGCAGATGCCCGGCGACATGGGCACGCAGGTGTCGGACCTGATTGATTCGGCCATCGCCTCCCGCGCCACGGTCGGTGTGGTCGGCCTGTTCGGTGCGGCGTTCACCGGCATCGGATGGATGGCGGGTGTGCGCATGGCGCTGACCGAGATCTGGGGCGGACGCATCAAACGCAACGCGGTGATGGCCAAGCTCGGCGATCTGCTGGCCTTCGTGGCCCTCGGGGCGGCGTTCATCGTCACGATGGTGCTGAGCGCGCTGGGTAGCAGCGGGCTGCTCAACAAGATCATGGACTGGCTGTCGATCGATGACATGCCGTGGGCGTCGACGGTGATCCGGGTGGTCTCGATCCTGGTGTCGGTCTGCGCGTCCTGGATGCTGTGCACTTTCGTGCAGTCGTGGCTTCCGCTGACCAAGGTGCCGTTCACGAACTGTCTCAAGGCGGGGCTGCTGATGGCGGTGGTCTTCGAGGTCCTCAAGACGTTCGGCGGCATCTACCTGACGTCGGTGATGAGCGGGCCCGCGGGCGCGGCCTTCGGATCGATCATCGGCATCATGGTGTTCGCCTATCTCGCCTCGCGAATCCTGTTGTACGCCACCGCCTGGTGCGCCACGGACCCGAAGAACCAGGCCTTCCAGGTGGTCGATGAGATCGAACCGCACGAGGAGGAGCAGGCGCAGCGGACTGTGGTGATCTCACCGACCTACGCGGTTAATCCGACGCCGAGACCAACGGTGATCGCGGGTGCGGTGGCCGCCGGAGCGGTGCTCGCGGCATCCATCGCGCAGGTCGCGCGTCTGCGCAGGTGA
- a CDS encoding primosomal protein, with amino-acid sequence MAGDIVPIELGLTNGNVFTLWAPRWREGDDEWEAFLGLEEDLYGLPGVAELAAFIRSGTENDLEDHPTWETLKQISADELLPDDRHTYDLVGVPELAAEDPTPEVIAELEDALEIVRILGEVCELTVVTKFFNGNPILGAVTTGTRNFVGRDGIDLWVRIGRLIAKHWDDVVDAIDGVLTTPPTDAAAVAVAEAELEAAASAEDEDEPGDDELEQVESGDADDESEDDEDEDEDEVDDDYDDDSFWARVGIDPIRIVTGDDEYLTLRCYLGDDPVFLGTDGKIFVFTSARTMSKFLADSTDHDLLDVSTFDQVRIEATDGSLEFDVIDENVYVLTGLAADIADGPRRIDRNQLDLAVELFTDAADFGDDDAVNEALGSSTPLGWFVDYAINPDPKRLAPSGPFDNESEAWRALEHDFEARLVKKS; translated from the coding sequence ATGGCCGGAGACATCGTCCCCATCGAACTCGGATTGACCAACGGAAACGTGTTCACCCTCTGGGCGCCGCGCTGGCGCGAGGGTGACGACGAATGGGAAGCCTTCCTCGGGCTGGAGGAGGACCTGTACGGGCTGCCCGGCGTCGCGGAACTGGCCGCCTTCATCCGGTCCGGCACCGAGAACGATCTCGAGGATCACCCCACGTGGGAGACCCTCAAGCAGATCTCGGCCGACGAACTGCTGCCCGACGACCGGCACACCTACGATCTGGTCGGCGTGCCCGAACTCGCCGCCGAGGACCCCACCCCCGAGGTCATCGCCGAGCTCGAGGATGCCCTGGAGATCGTCCGCATCCTCGGTGAGGTGTGCGAGCTGACCGTCGTCACCAAGTTCTTCAACGGCAACCCGATCCTGGGCGCCGTCACCACCGGTACCCGCAACTTCGTCGGCCGCGACGGCATCGACCTGTGGGTGCGCATCGGGCGACTGATCGCCAAACACTGGGATGACGTCGTCGACGCCATCGACGGTGTGCTCACGACACCGCCCACCGACGCCGCCGCCGTTGCCGTCGCCGAAGCCGAACTCGAGGCGGCGGCCTCCGCCGAGGACGAGGACGAGCCGGGCGACGACGAACTCGAGCAGGTCGAGAGCGGCGACGCCGACGACGAGTCCGAGGACGATGAGGACGAGGACGAGGACGAAGTAGATGACGACTACGACGACGACAGCTTCTGGGCGCGCGTCGGCATCGACCCCATCCGGATCGTCACCGGCGACGACGAATACCTGACGCTGCGCTGCTACCTCGGCGACGACCCGGTGTTCCTCGGCACCGACGGCAAGATCTTCGTGTTCACCTCGGCTCGGACGATGAGCAAGTTCCTCGCCGACAGCACCGACCACGACCTGCTCGACGTCTCCACCTTCGACCAGGTGCGGATCGAGGCCACCGACGGCTCACTCGAGTTCGACGTCATCGACGAAAACGTCTACGTCCTCACCGGCCTGGCCGCCGACATCGCCGACGGCCCCCGCCGCATCGACCGCAACCAGCTCGACCTGGCCGTCGAACTCTTCACCGACGCAGCCGATTTCGGTGACGACGATGCTGTCAACGAGGCGCTGGGGTCCAGCACCCCGCTCGGCTGGTTCGTTGACTACGCCATCAACCCCGACCCCAAACGCCTCGCACCGTCGGGACCGTTCGACAACGAGTCGGAGGCGTGGCGCGCACTGGAACACGACTTCGAGGCCAGGCTGGTCAAGAAGAGCTGA
- a CDS encoding succinate dehydrogenase iron-sulfur subunit yields the protein MTAILEKPTPGSDEPPLPPVPAEATMITLKIYRFNPEDPDAQGFQSYRVPALPTDRLLNLLLYVKGYLDGSLTFRRSCAHGVCGSDAMRVNGVNRLACKLLMKDLLPKDPAKAKELTITIEPIKGLPVEKDLIVNMEPFFDAYRAIKPFLITSGNEPTYERIQSQTDRARFDDTTKCILCACCTTSCPIFWNEGSYFGPAAIVNAHRFIFDSRDEAAVERLDILNDVDGVWRCRTTFNCTDACPRGIQVTQAISEVKRALMFSR from the coding sequence ATGACCGCAATCCTGGAAAAGCCCACGCCCGGCTCCGACGAGCCGCCGCTGCCCCCGGTGCCCGCCGAGGCCACCATGATCACGCTCAAGATCTACCGGTTCAACCCGGAAGATCCTGACGCACAGGGATTCCAGAGCTACCGTGTCCCGGCCCTGCCGACCGACCGGCTGCTCAACCTGCTGCTGTACGTGAAGGGTTATCTCGACGGCTCACTCACCTTCCGGCGCAGCTGCGCACACGGCGTGTGCGGCTCCGACGCGATGCGGGTCAACGGCGTCAACCGGCTGGCGTGCAAGCTGCTGATGAAGGATCTGCTGCCCAAGGATCCCGCCAAGGCCAAGGAACTGACGATCACCATCGAACCCATCAAGGGTCTGCCGGTGGAGAAGGACCTGATCGTCAACATGGAGCCGTTCTTCGACGCCTACCGGGCGATCAAGCCGTTCCTGATCACCTCGGGCAATGAGCCGACGTACGAGCGTATCCAGAGCCAGACCGACCGCGCCCGCTTCGATGACACCACCAAGTGCATCCTGTGCGCGTGCTGCACCACCAGTTGCCCGATCTTCTGGAACGAGGGCAGCTACTTCGGTCCGGCCGCCATCGTCAACGCGCACCGGTTCATCTTCGACAGCCGTGACGAGGCCGCCGTCGAGCGCCTGGACATCCTCAACGATGTCGACGGCGTGTGGCGTTGCCGTACCACCTTCAACTGCACCGATGCCTGCCCGCGCGGCATCCAGGTGACCCAGGCGATCTCGGAAGTCAAGCGCGCACTGATGTTCTCGCGCTGA